A stretch of Microtus pennsylvanicus isolate mMicPen1 chromosome 5, mMicPen1.hap1, whole genome shotgun sequence DNA encodes these proteins:
- the Kcnip2 gene encoding A-type potassium channel modulatory protein KCNIP2 isoform X3, which yields MRGQGRKESLSESRDLDGSYDQLTALAAPASLRPHRPRPLDPDSVEDEFELSTVCHRPEGLEQLQEQTKFTRKELQVLYRGFKNECPSGIVNEENFKQIYSQFFPQGDSSTYATFLFNAFDTNHDGSVSFEDFVAGLSVILRGTIDDRLNWAFNLYDLNKDGCITKEEMLDIMKSIYDMMGKHTCPALREEAPREHVESFFQKMDRNKDGVVTIEEFIESCQKDENIMKSMQLFDNVI from the exons CATTAGCTGCCCCAGCCTCCCTCCGCCCCCACAGACCCCGCCCGCTGGACCCAG ACAGCGTGGAGGATGAGTTTGAACTCTCCACCGTGTGTCACCGGCCTGAGGGGCTGGAGCAGCTGCAGGAACAAACCAAGTTCACTCGCAAAGAGTTGCAGGTCCTGTACCGAGGCTTCAAAAAC GAATGCCCCAGCGGCATCGTCAATGAGGAGAACTTCAAGCAGATATACTCTCAGTTCTTTCCCCAAGGAG ACTCCAGCACCTATGCTACTTTCCTCTTCAATGCCTTTGACACCAACCATGATGGCTCTGTCAGCTTTGAG GACTTTGTGGCTGGTTTGTCGGTGATCCTTCGGGGAACCATAGACGATAGACTGAACTGGGCCTTCAACTTATATGACCTCAACAAGGATGGCTGTATCACCAAGGAG GAAATGCTTGACATCATGAAGTCTATCTACGACATGATGGGCAAGCACACATGCCCTGCCCTCCGGGAGGAGGCCCCAAGAGAGCACGTGGAGAGCTTCTTCCAG AAGATGGACAGAAACAAGGACGGTGTGGTGACCATCGAGGAGTTCATTGAGTCTTGTCAAAAG GACGAGAACATCATGAAGTCCATGCAGCTCTTTGACAATGTCATCTAG